One genomic window of Roseateles sp. DAIF2 includes the following:
- a CDS encoding chemotaxis protein CheW has translation MDERLYQTSLVCRVHTRLCALPLIHVLETLRPLPVEPLVDAPAHVLGLVRIRGQSLPVVDLAGLLGMPGVAPQRFVTVAVGRRRAALAVGEVLGLRELPQGGSEPLPPLLREAANEPVQAIARLDAELLMVLNGARLLPPAEVAA, from the coding sequence ATGGACGAGCGCCTGTATCAAACGTCGCTGGTCTGCCGCGTACACACGCGGCTGTGCGCCCTGCCGCTGATCCACGTGCTCGAAACCCTGCGGCCGCTGCCGGTCGAGCCGCTGGTCGACGCCCCCGCCCATGTGCTGGGCCTGGTGCGCATCCGCGGCCAGTCGCTGCCGGTGGTCGACCTGGCCGGCCTGCTGGGCATGCCGGGCGTGGCGCCGCAGCGCTTCGTCACCGTCGCGGTGGGCCGGCGCCGCGCGGCGCTGGCGGTCGGCGAGGTGCTGGGCCTGCGCGAACTGCCGCAAGGTGGCAGCGAGCCCCTGCCGCCGCTGCTGCGCGAGGCCGCCAACGAACCGGTGCAGGCGATCGCCCGCCTCGATGCCGAGCTGCTGATGGTGCTGAACGGCGCCCGGCTGCTGCCGCCCGCGGAGGTCGCCGCATGA
- a CDS encoding MFS transporter, whose translation MSSSSSTTTVDDAPAAADPGRSPWPVFWIASSAVFLVSLDGTMLFAAFAALREAFPAASAADLSWVLNAYTVVYAAMLIPAGGLADTHGRKRIFLLGTTLFLAASAACGLAPSVEALVAARVLQALGAALLTPASLSLVLAAFPVEKRSVVVSLWGAVGALAAAVGPSLGSLVTAHWGWPWAFYLNLPIGALALWRGAALLREHRRDDPAAPRRRLDLVGMGLLILGVGALTLAIVQAEARHWRREELGLIAALGVAALIAFVAWARVARAPLLDLALFSHATYRYVNLATLAFGTAFAMMFFAFFFYMTSIWHYSLPLAGLAVTPGPLLVMPAAILSGRLAARHGHRPFLVGGALVYAASGLWFLRVPGVEPAYLTQWLPGLLLSGIGVGMVLPSLAAAAVARLPAPHYAVGSAVNQATRQIGAVLGVALTVLLLGHAGLARADFTPLYAAHVALALLTGALCLPVNTRPGAAR comes from the coding sequence ATGAGCAGCAGCAGCTCCACCACCACCGTCGACGATGCGCCCGCGGCGGCCGACCCCGGCCGCTCACCCTGGCCGGTGTTCTGGATCGCCAGCAGCGCGGTCTTCCTGGTCTCGCTGGACGGCACGATGCTGTTCGCCGCCTTCGCGGCGCTGCGCGAGGCCTTTCCCGCCGCCAGCGCGGCCGACCTGTCCTGGGTGCTGAACGCCTACACGGTGGTCTATGCCGCGATGCTGATCCCGGCCGGCGGCCTGGCCGACACGCATGGCCGCAAGCGCATCTTCCTGCTGGGCACCACCCTGTTCCTGGCGGCCTCGGCGGCCTGCGGCCTGGCGCCCAGCGTCGAGGCCCTGGTAGCGGCGCGGGTGCTGCAGGCGCTGGGCGCGGCGCTGCTGACCCCGGCCTCGCTGTCGCTGGTGCTGGCGGCCTTTCCGGTCGAGAAGCGTTCGGTGGTGGTCAGCCTGTGGGGCGCGGTCGGCGCGCTGGCCGCGGCGGTGGGGCCGAGCCTGGGCTCCCTGGTCACCGCGCATTGGGGCTGGCCCTGGGCCTTCTACCTGAACCTGCCGATCGGCGCGCTGGCGCTGTGGCGCGGCGCCGCGCTGCTGCGGGAACACCGCAGAGACGATCCGGCGGCGCCGCGGCGGCGCCTCGACCTGGTCGGCATGGGCCTGCTGATCCTGGGCGTCGGCGCGCTGACCCTGGCAATCGTGCAGGCCGAGGCGCGCCATTGGCGGCGCGAGGAGCTGGGGCTGATCGCCGCGCTGGGCGTCGCGGCGCTGATCGCCTTCGTCGCCTGGGCCCGGGTGGCGCGCGCGCCACTGCTGGACCTGGCGCTGTTTAGCCATGCCACCTACCGCTATGTGAACCTGGCGACCCTGGCCTTCGGCACCGCCTTCGCGATGATGTTCTTCGCGTTCTTCTTCTACATGACCTCGATCTGGCATTACAGCCTGCCGCTGGCCGGTCTGGCGGTGACGCCGGGGCCGCTGCTGGTGATGCCCGCCGCGATCCTGAGCGGCCGGCTGGCCGCGCGCCATGGCCATCGGCCCTTCCTGGTCGGCGGCGCCCTGGTCTATGCGGCCAGCGGCCTGTGGTTCCTGCGGGTGCCGGGGGTCGAGCCGGCCTATCTGACGCAATGGCTGCCGGGCCTGCTGCTCAGCGGCATCGGCGTCGGCATGGTGCTGCCCTCGCTGGCCGCCGCCGCGGTGGCGCGGCTGCCGGCCCCGCACTACGCGGTGGGTAGCGCGGTCAACCAGGCCACGCGCCAGATCGGCGCGGTGCTGGGCGTGGCCCTGACGGTGCTGCTGCTGGGCCACGCCGGGCTGGCGCGCGCCGATTTCACGCCGCTGTACGCCGCCCATGTGGCGCTGGCGCTGCTGACCGGGGCGCTGTGCCTGCCGGTCAACACCCGTCCGGGCGCGGCCCGATGA
- a CDS encoding chemotaxis protein CheW, with protein sequence MKETEELQAQVAQWRAAFDRAFAEPPPEAGPPPLDFLGLGLGAQPHALRLAELSALQALAGVTPYPGAPPELLGLVSHRGVVLPLYDLRALLGLGAAERPAWLVVLKQAPLALAFERFDGHWRLPGEACVPAGEAARDPLRGQVLRCPGEGTEQLRSVIDLGAVAALLRPPNPS encoded by the coding sequence ATGAAGGAGACCGAGGAGCTGCAGGCTCAGGTCGCGCAGTGGCGTGCGGCCTTCGATCGCGCCTTCGCCGAACCACCGCCCGAGGCCGGCCCGCCGCCGCTGGACTTCCTCGGCCTGGGGCTGGGTGCGCAGCCGCATGCACTGCGCCTGGCGGAACTCTCGGCGCTGCAGGCGCTGGCCGGCGTCACGCCCTACCCCGGTGCGCCTCCCGAGCTGCTGGGCCTGGTCTCGCACCGCGGCGTGGTGCTGCCGCTGTACGACCTGCGCGCGTTGCTGGGCCTGGGCGCGGCCGAACGGCCGGCCTGGCTGGTGGTGCTGAAGCAGGCGCCGCTGGCGCTGGCCTTCGAGCGCTTCGACGGCCATTGGCGGCTGCCGGGCGAGGCGTGCGTGCCGGCCGGCGAGGCCGCGCGCGACCCGCTCCGGGGCCAGGTCTTGCGTTGCCCCGGCGAGGGCACCGAACAGCTGCGCTCGGTGATCGACCTGGGCGCCGTCGCGGCGCTGCTGCGCCCCCCCAACCCATCCTGA
- a CDS encoding CheR family methyltransferase, with the protein MTPGHLIAEVERLRGLVAARLGLRFETRQLPWLAEVLARCAGGPPQDYLDRLASQPAELDALAPELTVGETYFFRHAEQFQALRLVVLPALLRARRPLRRLRVLSAGCASGEEAYSLAICLQAQLGLEREPWDWQVQAIDLNPEALRKAELARYGAWSLRELPEALQQPWFHAQGQEFSVDIAARRHVQFERRNLCSEDAEFWHPGGFDIVFCRNVLMYLTPEAVRAALARIRRSLAPDGYLFLGHAESLREQDEGFRLEHNEGCFYYQRSAASETAPRPAPVAATLPPTPPPRAPQPPAPARPTPEPLLELLRRERHDDALALTAALAASAPPDPALLLHEALLLAQQGRLDEAERACERLLPLQAAPAQRAATHYVQALCLEARDDPAGAALRYRQAARLDPGFAMPRLRQGLLARRRGELALMRTELASAARLLRDEDEHRLLLFGGGFGREALLALCEGEQRGAIA; encoded by the coding sequence ATGACGCCGGGCCATCTGATCGCCGAGGTGGAGCGCCTGCGCGGCCTGGTCGCCGCGCGCCTGGGCCTGCGCTTCGAGACCCGCCAGCTGCCCTGGCTGGCCGAGGTGCTCGCGCGCTGCGCCGGCGGCCCGCCGCAGGACTATCTGGACCGCCTGGCCAGCCAGCCGGCCGAGCTGGACGCGCTGGCCCCGGAGCTGACGGTCGGCGAGACCTACTTCTTCCGCCATGCCGAGCAGTTCCAGGCGCTGCGCCTGGTGGTGCTGCCCGCGCTGCTGCGCGCGCGCCGCCCGCTGCGGCGCCTGCGCGTGCTGTCGGCCGGCTGCGCCAGCGGCGAGGAGGCCTATTCGCTGGCGATCTGCCTGCAGGCCCAGCTGGGCCTGGAGCGCGAGCCCTGGGACTGGCAGGTGCAGGCGATCGACCTCAACCCCGAGGCGCTGCGCAAGGCCGAGCTGGCGCGCTACGGCGCCTGGAGCCTGCGCGAACTGCCCGAGGCGCTACAACAGCCCTGGTTCCATGCCCAGGGCCAGGAGTTCAGCGTCGACATCGCGGCGCGGCGCCATGTGCAGTTCGAGCGCCGCAACCTGTGCAGCGAGGACGCCGAGTTCTGGCACCCCGGCGGCTTCGACATCGTGTTCTGCCGCAATGTGCTGATGTACCTTACGCCCGAGGCGGTGCGCGCCGCGCTGGCGCGCATCCGCCGTTCGCTGGCGCCCGACGGCTACCTGTTCCTGGGCCATGCCGAGTCGCTGCGCGAGCAGGACGAGGGTTTTCGCCTGGAGCACAACGAGGGCTGCTTCTACTACCAGCGCAGTGCGGCGTCCGAGACCGCCCCGCGCCCCGCGCCGGTGGCGGCGACGCTCCCGCCGACCCCGCCGCCGCGCGCCCCGCAGCCGCCCGCGCCGGCCAGGCCGACACCCGAGCCGCTGCTGGAGCTGCTGCGCCGCGAGCGCCATGACGACGCGCTGGCGCTGACCGCGGCCCTGGCCGCCAGCGCGCCTCCGGACCCCGCCCTGCTGCTGCACGAGGCCCTGCTGCTGGCCCAGCAGGGCCGGCTGGACGAGGCCGAGCGCGCCTGCGAGCGCCTGCTGCCGCTGCAGGCCGCGCCGGCGCAGCGCGCCGCCACCCATTACGTGCAGGCCCTGTGTCTGGAGGCGCGCGACGATCCAGCCGGCGCCGCGCTGCGCTACCGCCAGGCCGCGCGGCTGGATCCCGGCTTCGCAATGCCGCGGCTGCGCCAGGGCCTGCTGGCGCGCCGCCGTGGCGAGCTGGCGCTGATGCGCACCGAGCTGGCCTCCGCCGCGCGGCTGCTGCGCGACGAGGACGAACACCGCCTGCTGCTGTTCGGCGGCGGCTTCGGGCGCGAGGCCCTGCTGGCCCTGTGTGAAGGCGAACAGCGCGGAGCGATCGCATGA
- a CDS encoding CHASE3 domain-containing protein: MWTFGRKIALGFSLSFLLLLVMGLLSYRGVGKLADTSLRVSHTHTRLDQLSSLIGSLRDAETGQRGFMLTSQEPYLEPYRNALVEIPQQISELRRLWADNPEQLKRLTGLTPIIDTILELHKDRIEMRRQAGSDDAVQRSVKLGEGKRLMDEIRRRVDQMEDSERSQLKQRAEDVDSVVSDVRQIITLGTLLALVFVVGAGYTLTRALGTQIGAAVRHVQRSSAELQTAANQQAAGARESSTSMNEITTTITELLASSRQIADSAQRVVSIAEQTAAAARHGEGTLQSAHQSMAGMRDQIDLVVDHMLDLGRKSQQIGAVLDIVGELAEQTNILAINATIEATVAGDSGKRFGVIADEIRKLADRMAASTKEIRSQIDEVRGAVNSTVMATETGSKAVEAGARQFGEVTTAIGQIAGMVGNTTEAAREIELSTKQQATAVEQVNIAIANTAQAARETEASSGQTLQTVSQLAGMSRELLRLVQPQQTAA; encoded by the coding sequence ATGTGGACCTTTGGCAGAAAGATCGCGCTGGGTTTCTCGCTCTCGTTCCTGCTGCTGCTTGTGATGGGCTTGTTGTCCTATCGTGGCGTCGGCAAGCTGGCGGATACCAGCCTCCGGGTCTCACATACCCATACGCGCCTGGACCAGTTGAGCAGCCTGATAGGCTCCCTGCGCGACGCCGAAACCGGCCAACGCGGTTTCATGCTGACCAGCCAGGAGCCTTATCTGGAGCCCTACCGCAATGCGCTGGTGGAGATCCCGCAGCAGATAAGCGAGCTGCGGCGGCTATGGGCCGACAACCCGGAACAACTCAAGCGCCTGACCGGCCTGACACCCATCATCGACACGATTCTGGAGCTGCACAAGGACCGCATAGAGATGCGCCGCCAAGCCGGCAGTGACGATGCGGTGCAGCGCTCGGTCAAGCTCGGCGAGGGCAAGCGGCTGATGGACGAGATCCGGCGCCGCGTGGATCAGATGGAGGACAGCGAGCGTTCACAGTTGAAACAGCGTGCCGAGGACGTCGACTCCGTGGTTTCCGACGTGCGGCAAATCATCACACTGGGAACCCTGCTCGCGCTGGTCTTCGTCGTGGGCGCCGGCTACACCCTGACCCGCGCGCTCGGCACCCAGATCGGCGCGGCGGTGCGCCATGTGCAGCGCAGCTCGGCCGAGCTGCAGACCGCGGCCAACCAGCAGGCCGCCGGCGCGCGCGAGTCCTCCACCTCGATGAACGAGATCACCACGACGATCACCGAGCTGCTGGCCAGCTCGCGCCAGATCGCCGACAGCGCGCAGCGCGTCGTCAGCATCGCCGAGCAGACCGCGGCCGCGGCGCGCCATGGCGAGGGCACCCTGCAGTCGGCGCACCAGTCGATGGCCGGCATGCGCGACCAGATCGACCTGGTGGTCGACCATATGCTGGACCTGGGCCGCAAGTCGCAGCAGATCGGTGCGGTGCTGGACATCGTCGGCGAGCTGGCCGAGCAGACCAACATCCTGGCGATCAACGCGACGATCGAGGCCACGGTGGCCGGCGACTCCGGCAAGCGCTTCGGCGTGATCGCCGATGAGATCCGCAAGCTGGCCGACCGCATGGCGGCCTCGACCAAGGAGATCCGCAGCCAGATCGACGAGGTGCGCGGCGCGGTCAACAGCACCGTGATGGCCACCGAGACCGGCTCCAAGGCGGTCGAGGCCGGCGCACGCCAGTTCGGCGAGGTGACCACCGCGATCGGCCAGATCGCCGGCATGGTCGGCAACACCACCGAGGCGGCGCGCGAGATCGAGCTCTCCACCAAACAGCAGGCCACCGCGGTCGAGCAGGTCAATATCGCGATCGCCAACACCGCCCAGGCGGCGCGCGAGACCGAGGCCAGCTCCGGCCAGACCCTGCAGACGGTGTCGCAGCTGGCCGGCATGTCGCGCGAGCTGCTGCGCCTGGTGCAGCCGCAGCAGACGGCGGCCTGA